The Qipengyuania oceanensis genome includes the window TCCGGGTCAATTCGGTAATGCCCGGCATCTTCGCGACCCCGCTGATGCTCGGCATGAAGGACCGCAACCCGCAGATGTGGGACCAGCTCAACGCCAGCGTTCCCTTTCCCAAGCGGCTGGGCGAACCGGAGGAATTCGCGTCGCTGATCGTCGAGATCGCGCGCAATACCTATCTCAACGGGCACCAGTTCCGCATCGACGGCGCAATCCGGATGCCGCCCAAGTAGGGGGCGCGGGTCAGGCGAGCTTGGCCAAGCCGTCACGAATGGCGGCGACCAGTTCGAGCGGGTGATCCGCCAGCAGGTGATGATAGGCATCCTCGACCACGGTGGTGAACCGCAGGTCGTCGATCATCGCCTCGAGGTCCGCGAGCTGACCGTCGGCGAAGAGCGCGGATTTCTCTCCGATGATGACGCCCATCGGCACGCGCGGCTCGACGCCCAGGTCGCCGCGCTCGAACTTCTGCCAGAAACGCGGATCGAAGCGCCATGTCCAGCCGCCCGGCGCCTCGTCCGTTTCCGGCACCTCGTGCAGCGCATTGCGCGCCATCCAGTCGATGATCGCGGGCTCGCCGTGGTCCTGTTCCGGCATGAACCGGAACCGCCGCAGGGCGGATGCGACGGAGGGGTAACGGGGGTTCTGGTCGCGGCCTTGTGCGAGGCGCGGAGGCGGCCCGCCGTCGGGCCTCGGCGGTGTCGAATCGACCATGATTGCGCCCGCGATGGCCTCGGGATGGGTCCGCGCGAGATTGAGAGTCGGGAAACCGCCGAAGGAATGGGCGACGATCACCGGTGGCGATCCCGAGGCGGCCAGCCCGGCGGCATCGATCGCGCCGAGCGCCTCGCGCACGAAGATCGGAATCTCATAATGCTCGCGCCAGTCCGACCCGCCCATGCCCGACCACGATATCGCGGCGCAGCGATGGGTATCCGCAAACTGCGGCGCGATGAAACTCCACCAGTCGGCATGGGCCGCATTGCCGTGGAGGAACAGGAGGCCGGGCTTGCCCACCTCGCCCCATGTCAGCAGCTCGATCCGGGCACCGTCGACCTTGAACGTCGAGCGCTCTGGTGCATGCGCGATGGCCTCGTCGAACCACTCGGGAGCAGGAGGCCGTTCGCCGTCGAAGCGGCCAAGGAGCGTTCCGTCATAATCCGGATGCTCCGATGCGATTTGCGTCAAACCCCGACCCCATCGTCACGTTGCAAAAAGCTACCATTGCCTCGCCGTTGCCGCTTGGCAAGCGATCGACCGGCAAAATTCGGGAAGGGCTGGAGCGGGTAGCGGGAATCGAACCCGCGCGTTCAGCATGGGAAGCTGACAGGCTA containing:
- a CDS encoding alpha/beta fold hydrolase; translated protein: MTQIASEHPDYDGTLLGRFDGERPPAPEWFDEAIAHAPERSTFKVDGARIELLTWGEVGKPGLLFLHGNAAHADWWSFIAPQFADTHRCAAISWSGMGGSDWREHYEIPIFVREALGAIDAAGLAASGSPPVIVAHSFGGFPTLNLARTHPEAIAGAIMVDSTPPRPDGGPPPRLAQGRDQNPRYPSVASALRRFRFMPEQDHGEPAIIDWMARNALHEVPETDEAPGGWTWRFDPRFWQKFERGDLGVEPRVPMGVIIGEKSALFADGQLADLEAMIDDLRFTTVVEDAYHHLLADHPLELVAAIRDGLAKLA